A single Natrinema pellirubrum DSM 15624 DNA region contains:
- a CDS encoding Single-stranded DNA binding protein — protein sequence MELDDHAEDLASDLGVDKEEVKDDLQNLVEYSVPVDEAKQSLRRKYGDDSGGGGGTPSAKDIADITPDDSNVTVTGVVLTAGERSIRYQGDDHVIVEGRLADESGVIDYTAWEDFGLEPGETITAGNAGVREWDGEPELNLGESTSLSVDSESLDVPYEVGGEAQLADLRTGDRAVSIEVDVLECERKTIDGRDGETDILSGVFGDESGRLPFTNWDPAPEIEDGGTVRIENAYVQEFRGVPEVNVSEFSTVTALDRRIEVGSDTSTMDVADAVGTGGIYDVEVVGNLLAVRDGSGLIQRCPECYRVVQKGQCRTHGDVDGIDDLRVKAILDDGTGTVTVVLDDELTERVYGGTLEDALEQAREAMDQEVVADRIRERIVGREYRVRGHLSVDEYGANLDAETFEESDDDPAARATAFLEEVDA from the coding sequence ATGGAACTCGACGATCATGCCGAGGATCTCGCCTCCGACCTCGGTGTTGACAAAGAGGAGGTCAAAGACGACCTGCAGAACTTGGTGGAGTACAGCGTGCCGGTCGACGAGGCCAAACAGAGCCTCCGACGGAAGTACGGCGACGACTCCGGCGGCGGTGGCGGCACACCGTCGGCGAAGGACATCGCCGACATCACGCCCGACGACAGCAACGTCACCGTCACGGGCGTCGTGCTGACGGCCGGCGAGCGGTCGATCCGCTATCAGGGTGACGACCACGTCATCGTAGAGGGGCGACTGGCCGACGAGTCCGGCGTCATCGACTACACCGCCTGGGAGGACTTCGGCCTCGAGCCGGGCGAGACGATCACCGCGGGCAACGCCGGCGTCCGCGAGTGGGACGGCGAACCCGAACTCAACCTCGGCGAGAGTACGTCGCTGTCGGTCGATTCGGAGTCGCTCGACGTCCCCTACGAGGTCGGCGGCGAGGCACAGCTGGCCGACCTCCGGACCGGCGATCGCGCAGTCAGTATCGAGGTCGACGTCCTCGAGTGCGAGCGCAAGACGATCGACGGCCGCGACGGCGAGACCGATATCCTGAGCGGCGTCTTCGGCGACGAGAGCGGCCGCCTCCCGTTCACGAACTGGGACCCTGCGCCGGAGATCGAGGACGGCGGGACGGTTCGTATCGAGAACGCCTACGTTCAGGAGTTCCGTGGCGTCCCCGAAGTCAACGTCTCGGAGTTCTCGACGGTCACCGCACTCGATCGACGGATCGAGGTCGGGAGCGATACCTCGACGATGGACGTCGCCGATGCCGTCGGAACCGGCGGTATCTACGACGTCGAGGTCGTGGGGAACCTGCTCGCGGTCCGTGACGGCTCCGGGCTCATCCAGCGCTGTCCCGAATGCTATCGGGTCGTCCAGAAGGGGCAGTGCCGGACCCACGGCGACGTCGACGGGATCGACGACCTGCGCGTCAAGGCGATCCTCGACGACGGGACCGGTACCGTCACCGTCGTCCTCGACGACGAACTCACCGAGCGGGTCTACGGCGGCACCCTCGAGGATGCCCTCGAACAGGCCCGCGAGGCGATGGACCAGGAGGTCGTCGCGGACCGAATCCGCGAGCGCATCGTCGGACGTGAATACCGCGTGCGTGGACACCTCTCGGTCGACGAGTACGGCGCGAACCTAGACGCCGAGACGTTCGAGGAGAGCGACGACGATCCGGCCGCGCGTGCGACGGCCTTCCTCGAGGAGGTGGACGCATGA
- a CDS encoding phosphate signaling complex PhoU family protein encodes METRKVQVTGGSTYTVSLPKTWATENDVSAGTTVEFYPEDDALLLTPQSDTERQEGSLDISNLEGERLTRAVMTMYVSGFDIIRLEAGRITTDQRRAIRDATQGLVGVEVLEETTDSVVIQDLLDSSELSIVNAVTRMRLIAQSMLEDAVRALIEDDDDIAHDVIERDDDVDRLWLVVSRIFRATLRSPRAAEELGVPREDCFDFHSSARQLERVADHAAKISNIALKLGEIPEPVAEALEELRTDAATVLEKAMDALFADGTEEANRLGHDAREAVLEIDEHTRQIDDMLRDLEPVQAQSLGLIVDSLSRSADYGGNIAETALQKAAPRP; translated from the coding sequence ATGGAGACGCGAAAGGTCCAGGTGACCGGCGGCTCGACGTACACGGTCTCGCTCCCCAAAACGTGGGCGACGGAAAACGACGTCAGCGCCGGGACGACCGTCGAGTTCTATCCCGAAGACGACGCGCTCTTGTTGACCCCGCAGAGCGACACTGAACGACAGGAGGGGAGCCTCGACATTTCGAACCTCGAGGGCGAGCGCCTGACCCGGGCCGTGATGACGATGTACGTCAGCGGTTTCGACATTATCAGGCTCGAGGCCGGCCGGATCACGACGGACCAGCGACGGGCGATCCGGGACGCCACGCAGGGGCTGGTCGGCGTCGAGGTCTTAGAGGAGACGACCGATAGCGTCGTGATTCAGGACCTGCTCGATTCCTCGGAACTCTCGATCGTCAACGCCGTCACGCGCATGCGCCTGATCGCCCAATCGATGCTCGAGGACGCCGTGCGGGCGCTGATCGAGGACGACGACGACATCGCCCACGACGTCATCGAGCGCGACGACGACGTCGATCGGCTCTGGCTGGTCGTCTCGCGGATCTTCCGTGCCACCCTTCGATCGCCGCGGGCCGCCGAGGAACTCGGGGTCCCCCGCGAGGACTGCTTCGACTTCCACTCGAGCGCCCGGCAACTCGAGCGCGTCGCCGACCACGCGGCCAAGATCAGCAACATCGCGCTCAAACTCGGTGAGATCCCCGAGCCGGTCGCCGAGGCACTCGAGGAACTGCGAACCGACGCCGCGACGGTGTTGGAGAAGGCGATGGACGCGCTGTTTGCCGACGGGACCGAGGAGGCGAACCGATTGGGTCACGACGCCCGCGAGGCCGTCCTCGAGATCGACGAACACACCCGCCAGATCGACGACATGCTACGGGACCTCGAGCCGGTACAGGCCCAGTCGCTGGGGCTGATCGTCGACTCGCTCTCGCGGAGCGCCGACTACGGCGGGAACATCGCCGAGACGGCGCTGCAGAAGGCCGCACCCCGGCCCTGA
- a CDS encoding PstS family phosphate ABC transporter substrate-binding protein, producing MADNQFGRDAVSRRKFIAATGAAGTAVIAGCSDTSSGNGDDELSGEVIVKGSSTVFPISDAMAERFMEENPQVNVTTDSTGSGGGFENHFCPGDADINGASRRIKPEEEDHCADNDVTPIEMHVAGDALTVAVSPDNDWVDSMTFDQLAQIWSDDSVTTWSDVESDWPDEEIELYGPDTTSGTYDWFTENVNGGSHRTEYEGTEDDNTIIQGLENSPYAMGYFGYAYYSENEDRVKALEIAESEGDDPAAPSLSAASEGTYPLARPLFIYPAEGALERDPVYEFVNFYLENSSADWIADDVGYVPSNQDMVDENMSALEDAAGE from the coding sequence ATGGCAGACAACCAGTTCGGACGCGACGCAGTATCGCGACGGAAGTTCATCGCCGCGACCGGCGCCGCCGGGACGGCCGTGATCGCAGGATGCAGCGATACGAGCAGCGGAAACGGCGACGACGAACTCTCGGGGGAAGTCATCGTCAAGGGGTCGAGTACCGTCTTCCCTATCTCCGACGCGATGGCCGAACGGTTCATGGAGGAGAACCCGCAGGTCAACGTCACGACCGACTCGACCGGGAGCGGCGGCGGCTTCGAGAACCACTTCTGTCCCGGGGACGCCGACATCAACGGCGCATCGCGCCGGATCAAACCTGAAGAGGAGGACCACTGCGCCGACAACGACGTCACGCCGATCGAGATGCACGTCGCGGGCGACGCGCTCACGGTGGCCGTCAGTCCCGACAACGACTGGGTCGACAGCATGACCTTCGACCAACTGGCACAGATCTGGAGCGACGACAGCGTCACCACGTGGTCCGACGTCGAGTCCGACTGGCCCGACGAAGAAATCGAGCTCTACGGCCCCGACACCACCTCAGGGACCTACGACTGGTTCACCGAGAACGTCAACGGCGGTAGCCACCGAACCGAGTACGAGGGCACCGAGGACGACAACACCATCATTCAGGGTCTCGAGAACAGCCCGTACGCGATGGGATACTTCGGCTACGCCTACTACAGCGAAAACGAGGACCGCGTCAAGGCCCTCGAGATCGCGGAAAGCGAAGGCGACGACCCCGCCGCCCCAAGTCTGTCGGCGGCCAGCGAGGGCACCTATCCGCTGGCCCGACCGCTGTTCATCTACCCCGCCGAGGGGGCGCTCGAGCGCGATCCGGTCTACGAGTTCGTGAACTTTTACCTCGAGAACTCGAGCGCCGACTGGATCGCCGACGACGTCGGCTACGTCCCGTCGAACCAGGACATGGTCGACGAGAACATGAGCGCGCTCGAGGACGCAGCGGGCGAGTAA
- the pstC gene encoding phosphate ABC transporter permease subunit PstC: MSDTSMEADLTRSANGRIAKERLYHGLLFCCAALTVFVTLSIVATLAIDAVEFFSRVNPLDFFTGTEWVLRSDNPILGILPLVSATLIVTIVSALVAIPIGTAAAVYLSEYASDRMRSVLKPALEILAGIPTVVYGFFALVYLTPWLQRAGLDLSLFNLLSASVMVGIMIIPMVSSISEDAMSAVPDSLRQAGYGLGATKFEVSTKIVIPASISGIFSSYILALSRAIGETMIVVVAGGSQARMFNPSEPFANLLNSGQTMTAAMVQAVTTDLSGGTAGYYSMFAIGLTLFAITFSMNLLSNRIAARYREEYQ; this comes from the coding sequence ATGAGTGACACATCAATGGAAGCCGATCTCACGCGATCGGCGAACGGACGAATTGCAAAGGAACGGTTGTACCACGGGTTGTTGTTCTGCTGTGCGGCACTGACGGTCTTCGTGACGCTCAGTATCGTCGCGACGCTGGCGATCGACGCCGTCGAATTCTTTAGCCGCGTCAATCCCCTGGACTTCTTCACCGGCACGGAGTGGGTCCTGCGGAGCGACAACCCGATTCTCGGTATCCTGCCGCTGGTATCCGCCACGCTCATCGTGACGATCGTCTCGGCGCTCGTCGCGATCCCGATCGGCACGGCGGCCGCGGTCTATCTGAGCGAGTACGCGAGCGATCGGATGCGATCGGTACTGAAACCGGCTCTCGAGATCCTCGCGGGAATCCCGACCGTCGTCTACGGCTTTTTCGCGCTGGTGTACCTGACGCCGTGGCTCCAGCGGGCGGGGCTCGACCTGAGCCTGTTTAATCTGCTTTCCGCCTCGGTCATGGTCGGCATCATGATCATCCCGATGGTCTCCTCGATCAGCGAGGACGCGATGAGCGCGGTGCCCGATTCCCTGCGGCAGGCGGGATACGGCCTCGGTGCCACGAAGTTCGAGGTCTCGACGAAGATCGTTATCCCGGCGTCGATCTCGGGGATCTTCTCCTCGTACATCCTGGCGCTCTCGCGGGCGATCGGCGAGACGATGATCGTCGTCGTGGCCGGCGGCAGTCAGGCCCGAATGTTCAACCCCTCCGAGCCGTTCGCGAACCTCCTCAACTCCGGACAGACGATGACCGCTGCCATGGTGCAGGCGGTGACGACGGACCTGTCGGGCGGAACCGCCGGCTACTACTCGATGTTCGCGATCGGGCTGACGCTCTTCGCCATTACGTTCAGCATGAACCTACTCAGCAACCGCATCGCCGCTCGATACAGGGAGGAATACCAATGA
- the pstA gene encoding phosphate ABC transporter permease PstA gives MATTDESTGAWFGADGQVSQLRGLLFKAGCLGATLLTLFLVFVFLVYVAVDAIEPGTADPAWWATVVATVALPAVVLSLYYYRSEPRAGEVAYTALGLPVAAALLAGGVGIVFRHIVSPHEWLALVIAAIIAYGALEVHGRTRDAGALERGAVGVVVLGLTIVGVPGLVPSLRALILSLPVLPMAPLSLLGTFVVPVGIAVGWYVRRARESQRAGSIAAGATIAAAALGVVAGPLAGVSWTTWLILTTVVGVPVGLYVERVFSGGEGVSGLALPLVIAAGVVACAVVVDAAGFAGPNVWLDWEFLTAAHSRTPREAGIYPALVGSVMMIIVVAIAAFPVGVGAAIYLEEYAPSGGLLGSVVELIEINIANLAGVPSVVYGLLGLALFVKAGALQPGIVIVGGLTIALLILPIVIVSAQEAIRGVPDSQRQAAYGMGATKWQTVRTVVLPRAMPGILTGTILALGRAIGETAPLLMVGVAAVVRISPTSFFGLFSAMPRQLYSWAQLAKPDFYHGVLAAGVLVLLIVLLMMNGTAILLRNKYQRRD, from the coding sequence ATGGCGACGACCGACGAGTCGACGGGTGCCTGGTTCGGTGCGGACGGACAGGTGAGCCAGCTCCGCGGGCTGTTGTTCAAAGCCGGCTGCCTCGGTGCGACGCTGCTCACGCTGTTCCTCGTGTTCGTCTTTCTCGTTTACGTGGCGGTCGACGCGATAGAACCGGGGACGGCCGATCCGGCCTGGTGGGCAACGGTCGTCGCGACCGTCGCGCTCCCGGCGGTCGTCCTCTCGCTCTACTACTATCGCTCCGAGCCGCGGGCGGGTGAAGTCGCGTACACGGCGCTCGGACTGCCCGTCGCCGCGGCGCTGCTCGCCGGCGGCGTCGGTATCGTCTTCAGACACATCGTCAGCCCACACGAATGGCTCGCGCTCGTGATCGCTGCGATCATCGCCTACGGTGCGCTCGAGGTCCACGGCCGAACTCGGGACGCCGGTGCACTCGAGCGGGGTGCGGTCGGCGTGGTCGTTCTCGGACTGACGATCGTCGGGGTTCCCGGACTCGTCCCGAGCCTCCGTGCGTTGATCCTGTCGCTCCCGGTTCTCCCGATGGCACCCCTGTCGCTACTGGGAACGTTCGTGGTGCCGGTCGGGATAGCGGTCGGCTGGTACGTCCGTCGCGCCCGTGAGAGCCAGCGTGCGGGGTCGATTGCCGCCGGGGCCACGATCGCCGCGGCCGCTCTCGGCGTCGTGGCCGGGCCGCTTGCGGGTGTCTCCTGGACGACGTGGCTCATCCTGACGACGGTCGTCGGCGTTCCCGTCGGGCTATACGTCGAACGGGTTTTCAGCGGCGGCGAGGGCGTCTCCGGACTCGCGCTGCCGCTCGTCATCGCGGCCGGCGTCGTCGCCTGTGCCGTCGTCGTTGACGCGGCCGGATTCGCCGGCCCGAACGTCTGGCTCGACTGGGAGTTCCTGACCGCCGCTCACAGTCGGACACCGCGGGAGGCCGGCATCTATCCCGCGCTCGTCGGGTCGGTGATGATGATCATCGTCGTCGCGATCGCGGCGTTCCCGGTCGGCGTCGGTGCGGCGATCTATCTCGAGGAGTACGCGCCGAGCGGCGGACTGCTCGGATCGGTCGTCGAACTCATCGAGATCAACATCGCGAACCTCGCCGGGGTCCCGTCGGTGGTCTACGGACTGCTCGGCTTGGCGCTGTTCGTCAAGGCCGGCGCGCTGCAGCCCGGGATCGTCATCGTCGGCGGATTGACGATCGCGCTGCTGATCCTCCCGATCGTCATCGTCTCCGCACAGGAGGCGATCCGGGGGGTACCCGACTCCCAGCGACAGGCGGCCTACGGGATGGGCGCGACGAAGTGGCAGACGGTCCGAACAGTCGTTCTGCCGCGGGCGATGCCCGGGATCCTCACGGGGACGATCCTCGCGCTTGGCCGCGCCATCGGCGAAACGGCACCGTTGTTGATGGTCGGCGTCGCGGCGGTCGTCCGGATCTCGCCGACCTCGTTCTTCGGACTGTTCAGCGCGATGCCGCGACAGCTCTACTCGTGGGCACAGTTAGCCAAACCGGACTTCTACCACGGCGTCCTCGCGGCCGGGGTCCTCGTGTTGCTCATCGTCTTGCTGATGATGAACGGCACCGCAATCTTGCTGCGAAACAAGTACCAGAGGCGCGATTGA
- the pstB gene encoding phosphate ABC transporter ATP-binding protein PstB: MTRNDTRNVDDGDEQRTNSSGTAVSEPTAGTDATSGSLLDASLDVEGGSVPAGADTVIEARDIDVFYDDAQALQGVDIEIPENGVTALIGPSGCGKSTFLRTINRMNDLIDAARVEGELRFEGKNVYDDDVDPVALRRKIGMVFQTPNPFPKSIRDNVAFGLDVQEKDVDVDETVRTALERAALLEEVEDQLDSSGLDLSGGQQQRLCIARAIAPDPDVILMDEPASALDPIATSKIEDLIEDLAEEYTVVIVTHNMQQAARISDKTAVFLTGGELVEFDDTDKIFQNPEHDRVEDYITGKFG, translated from the coding sequence ATGACTCGAAACGATACACGAAACGTCGACGACGGTGACGAACAGCGAACGAACAGCAGCGGAACGGCGGTCTCCGAACCGACCGCGGGGACCGACGCGACGAGCGGATCACTACTCGATGCCTCGCTCGACGTCGAGGGTGGCTCCGTTCCCGCAGGCGCCGACACGGTAATCGAGGCGCGGGATATCGACGTCTTCTACGACGACGCCCAGGCGCTACAGGGTGTCGACATCGAAATCCCCGAAAACGGCGTCACGGCCCTCATCGGTCCATCGGGCTGCGGGAAATCGACATTCCTGCGCACCATCAATCGAATGAACGACCTCATCGACGCCGCTCGCGTCGAGGGTGAACTCCGCTTCGAGGGGAAGAACGTTTACGACGACGACGTCGACCCCGTCGCCCTGCGCCGGAAGATCGGCATGGTCTTTCAGACGCCGAACCCCTTCCCCAAATCGATCCGGGACAACGTCGCGTTCGGACTGGACGTACAGGAGAAGGACGTCGACGTCGACGAGACGGTCCGAACCGCCCTCGAGCGGGCCGCGTTGCTCGAGGAAGTCGAGGACCAGTTGGACTCGAGTGGGCTGGACCTCTCGGGTGGGCAACAACAGCGGCTCTGTATCGCGCGGGCGATCGCGCCGGACCCGGACGTGATCCTGATGGACGAGCCGGCCTCGGCGCTGGATCCGATCGCGACCTCGAAGATCGAGGACTTGATCGAGGACTTGGCCGAGGAGTACACGGTCGTCATCGTCACCCACAACATGCAGCAGGCGGCCCGTATCTCCGATAAGACCGCGGTCTTCCTGACCGGTGGCGAACTCGTCGAGTTCGACGACACCGACAAGATCTTCCAGAACCCCGAGCACGACCGTGTCGAGGACTACATCACCGGCAAGTTCGGGTGA
- the phoU gene encoding phosphate signaling complex protein PhoU — translation MTREDYRHRLERLRETVVSMGDLVREQLADGFSALFTSDRDLAREVIERDHAVNDRYLEIERECLDLLALYQPVAGDLRTVVAAFTIVTDLERVGDLATNLAEYTLDATGSDPALPDVDFERIAALALEQLETAVEAFVDEEPAACRAVAERDAELDRRCVAVAERVVRRLIELRRDADDCVGGRSPGAGSGGRPAGPLLADVSRTLVVVRDIERVGDHAVNVAARTLYALENDASLLA, via the coding sequence ATGACCCGCGAGGACTACCGGCACCGCCTCGAGCGGCTCCGCGAGACGGTCGTCTCGATGGGCGATCTCGTTCGCGAGCAACTCGCCGACGGGTTTTCCGCGCTGTTTACGAGCGACCGCGACCTCGCCCGCGAGGTGATCGAGCGGGACCACGCGGTCAACGACCGGTATCTCGAAATCGAACGGGAGTGTCTCGACCTGCTGGCGCTGTACCAACCCGTCGCCGGAGACCTCCGGACCGTCGTCGCCGCGTTCACGATCGTCACCGACCTCGAGCGGGTGGGCGATCTGGCGACCAATCTGGCCGAGTACACGCTCGACGCAACCGGCTCGGATCCGGCGTTGCCGGACGTGGACTTCGAGCGAATCGCCGCGCTGGCACTCGAGCAACTCGAGACCGCGGTTGAGGCGTTCGTCGACGAGGAACCGGCGGCCTGCCGGGCGGTCGCCGAGCGCGACGCGGAACTCGATCGCCGCTGTGTGGCAGTCGCCGAGCGCGTCGTCCGGCGGCTCATCGAGTTGCGTCGCGACGCCGACGACTGCGTCGGGGGCCGATCGCCCGGGGCCGGAAGCGGCGGTCGCCCCGCCGGCCCCCTTCTCGCGGACGTTTCACGAACCCTCGTTGTCGTCCGCGATATCGAACGCGTCGGTGACCACGCGGTCAACGTCGCCGCTCGAACGCTGTATGCCCTCGAGAACGACGCGTCGCTGCTTGCCTGA
- a CDS encoding PstS family phosphate ABC transporter substrate-binding protein, whose product MSRDSTASLPAGLGRRDFLAAAGVGLSGGLAGCTGVFAAEGNNVNIAGSSTVFPVTEAIASSFSEENPTVNLSLSKTGTGGGFGNFFCAGRTDINNASRAIADAEVEQCGNNDITPIELQVATDALTVVVNPDADWIDCLTVEQLREIWRADGATHWSDINEEWPDEPFELYGAATTSGTFDYFNEAIIGEEENHRSDYHATERDRTIVQGVQGSEYAMGYFGFSYYSENPDSIKALSVDDGDGCVEPSIETAMNGEYTPLSRPLFIYVAKESLEKSAVRDFARFYMERAATDLVSEVGYVPITEDKRDENIEKLETAIEEVTA is encoded by the coding sequence ATGTCGAGAGATTCCACGGCGTCTTTGCCGGCCGGACTCGGTCGGCGTGACTTTCTCGCCGCGGCGGGCGTTGGCCTCTCCGGCGGGTTGGCCGGTTGTACCGGTGTCTTCGCCGCGGAGGGCAACAACGTAAACATCGCGGGGAGCAGTACCGTCTTCCCCGTGACCGAGGCGATCGCCTCCTCGTTTTCCGAGGAGAATCCCACCGTCAACCTCTCGCTCAGTAAGACCGGAACCGGCGGTGGGTTCGGGAACTTCTTCTGTGCGGGACGGACCGACATTAACAACGCGAGTCGGGCGATCGCCGACGCCGAGGTCGAACAGTGCGGGAACAACGATATCACGCCGATCGAACTCCAGGTCGCGACCGACGCGCTGACGGTCGTCGTCAATCCCGACGCCGACTGGATCGACTGTCTCACCGTCGAACAGCTCCGGGAGATCTGGCGCGCCGACGGCGCGACCCACTGGAGCGATATCAACGAGGAGTGGCCCGACGAACCGTTCGAACTGTACGGGGCCGCGACGACCTCCGGCACGTTCGACTACTTCAACGAAGCCATCATCGGCGAGGAAGAAAATCACCGCAGCGATTACCACGCGACCGAGCGCGACCGAACGATCGTCCAGGGGGTCCAGGGCTCGGAGTACGCGATGGGCTATTTCGGCTTCTCGTATTACAGCGAGAACCCGGACTCGATCAAGGCGCTCTCGGTCGACGACGGTGACGGCTGTGTCGAGCCGTCGATCGAGACGGCCATGAACGGCGAGTACACGCCGCTCTCGCGACCCCTGTTCATCTACGTCGCCAAGGAGTCGCTCGAGAAGTCGGCCGTCCGTGACTTCGCTCGCTTCTACATGGAGCGGGCCGCCACGGACCTCGTCTCGGAGGTCGGCTACGTGCCGATCACCGAGGACAAACGCGACGAGAACATAGAGAAACTCGAGACCGCGATCGAGGAGGTGACGGCATGA
- the pstC gene encoding phosphate ABC transporter permease subunit PstC: MSQPDFSHDGIRTARGTAFRYLFMLCALLSILTTVAIILTLLIDAVDFFAQVSLVDFLTGTRWSPTNEPIAFGVLPLISGTLVITIGSALVALPIGLLTAIYLSEYASDRQRAYLKPALEVLAGVPTVVYGYFALVYVTPAIDTILPVDLSTFNALSASIMVGIMIIPMVSSISEDAMSAVPDSLRQASYGLGATKFTVSTSVVVPAALSGIFSSFILALSRAIGETMIVAIAAGQTPRMIDLTDPAGMFLDSIQPMTSAMVQIGTGDIVGQGPAYKSLFAVGLTLFVITFVMNLISELVASRYREVYR; this comes from the coding sequence ATGAGCCAGCCGGACTTCTCCCACGACGGGATCCGTACGGCGCGGGGCACCGCCTTTCGCTATCTCTTCATGCTGTGTGCGCTCCTGTCGATCCTGACGACCGTCGCGATCATCCTGACGCTGCTGATCGACGCGGTCGATTTCTTCGCGCAGGTTTCGCTCGTCGACTTCCTCACCGGCACGCGCTGGAGTCCGACGAACGAGCCGATCGCATTCGGCGTCCTCCCGCTGATCTCAGGGACGCTGGTCATCACGATCGGGTCGGCGCTGGTCGCGCTCCCGATCGGACTGCTGACCGCGATCTATCTCAGCGAGTACGCCTCCGATCGACAGCGGGCCTATCTCAAACCGGCGCTCGAGGTACTCGCCGGCGTCCCGACGGTCGTCTACGGCTACTTCGCGCTGGTCTATGTTACGCCGGCGATCGACACGATCCTGCCGGTCGATCTCTCGACGTTCAACGCGCTGTCGGCCTCGATCATGGTCGGCATCATGATCATCCCGATGGTGTCCTCGATCAGTGAGGACGCGATGAGCGCCGTCCCGGACTCGCTGCGGCAGGCCAGTTACGGGCTCGGTGCGACGAAGTTTACCGTCTCGACGTCGGTCGTCGTGCCGGCGGCGCTGTCGGGGATCTTCTCCTCCTTTATCCTCGCGCTCTCGCGGGCGATCGGCGAGACGATGATCGTCGCCATCGCCGCGGGCCAGACGCCGCGGATGATCGACCTGACCGACCCAGCGGGGATGTTCCTCGACTCGATCCAGCCAATGACCTCCGCGATGGTCCAGATCGGCACCGGCGACATCGTCGGGCAGGGGCCGGCGTACAAGAGCCTCTTCGCGGTCGGACTGACCCTGTTCGTCATCACCTTCGTCATGAACCTGATCAGTGAACTCGTCGCGTCGCGGTATCGGGAGGTGTATCGCTGA
- the pstA gene encoding phosphate ABC transporter permease PstA — translation MAADTGETPAGGFGRVSRTKDIAFRLLALAATLVGIVSLAALLLNVAVDAVGWLDWQFLTNPPHPNPYEAGFLPALVGSIAIMLMIALVTFPLGVGAAVYLEEYADDGYLTRFIQLNIANLAGVPSVVYGLLGLGLFVGLFNIGYGTVLAAAFTIALLILPIVIISAQEAIRAVPDSQRQASYGMGATKWQTIRNVVLPRAMPGIMTGTILALGRAIGETAPLIMIAAPTTVFGLPNSFFSKVSAMPLQIYNWASYPQTEFQYGVVAAGVVTLLVVLLTINSIAIIIRNRYQQRT, via the coding sequence ATGGCGGCCGACACCGGAGAGACACCCGCCGGCGGTTTCGGGCGCGTCAGTCGGACGAAAGACATCGCGTTCCGCCTGCTCGCACTGGCGGCGACGCTCGTCGGCATCGTGTCGCTTGCGGCGTTGCTGCTGAACGTCGCCGTCGACGCCGTCGGCTGGCTCGACTGGCAGTTCCTCACGAATCCGCCACACCCCAACCCCTACGAGGCCGGGTTCCTGCCCGCGCTCGTCGGCTCCATCGCGATCATGCTGATGATCGCGCTGGTCACCTTCCCGCTCGGCGTCGGCGCCGCGGTCTACCTCGAGGAGTACGCCGACGACGGCTATCTCACCCGCTTTATCCAGCTCAACATCGCGAACCTCGCGGGCGTCCCCTCGGTCGTCTACGGCCTGTTGGGACTGGGCCTGTTCGTGGGCCTGTTCAACATCGGCTACGGGACGGTACTGGCGGCCGCGTTCACCATCGCCTTGCTCATCCTGCCGATCGTGATCATCTCCGCGCAGGAGGCGATTCGGGCCGTTCCCGATTCGCAGCGACAGGCGTCCTACGGGATGGGCGCGACGAAGTGGCAGACGATCCGCAACGTCGTCCTGCCCCGCGCGATGCCCGGCATCATGACCGGGACGATCCTCGCGCTCGGCCGCGCGATCGGCGAGACGGCACCGCTGATCATGATCGCCGCGCCGACGACGGTGTTCGGGCTGCCCAACAGCTTCTTCAGCAAGGTCAGCGCCATGCCGCTCCAGATCTACAACTGGGCGTCCTATCCCCAGACGGAGTTCCAGTACGGCGTCGTCGCCGCCGGCGTCGTCACCCTGCTGGTCGTTCTGCTGACGATCAACTCGATCGCGATCATCATCCGGAACCGCTATCAACAGCGCACCTGA